GGTTTTACGGTCAAATCCCTGCGCGCAAAAATCGGCATGGTTACCCAGGAAACGATTCTTTTCAACGACACAATCGCGGCCAACATCGCCTACGGCCACACGGAAGCTTCGCGCGCTTCCATTGAGGAGGCGGCCGGCCGGGCCCACGCCCACGAGTTTATCCGGGAGATGCCGGAGGGGTATGAAACCGTTATCGGCGAGAGGGGGGTGCGCCTTTCGGGCGGGCAGTGCCAGCGCCTGGCGATTGCCCGCGCCATCCTGCGCAACCCGCCAATCCTGATCCTGGACGAGGCCACCAGCGCCCTGGACACCGAGTCGGAACGTCTCGTCCAGGCCGCGCTGGACGAATTGATGCGGGGCCGGACCGTTTTCGCCATTGCCCACCGTCTTTCCACGATCATGCATTGCGATAAAATAATCGTGCTGGAAAACGGCGGGATTGTTGAAATGGGCGCGCACGAAGAACTGCTGGGGTTGAACGGCGTCTATCGCCGGCTCTATGACCTGCAGTTTGCCAATCTCCAGCCGAATGGCGTTGCGCGCGAATAACTCCAAGCAGGTCCCTTTCCTGTATACATCCGTAAACGGTTTCGGTCTGCGGCATTATGCCCGTTTTGCGGGCCGGATACGGCCGCGCGGCTCACCGTCGGCGCAGGCGGGCGAGGATGTCGCGCACATAGCGTTTTGTAGCGGGATAAGTGATGCCATCCCAGAATTTATTCGCGTCGCCGCCGTCGTTTGCCGCCCAGCGCACGGCGTTTGACCGGCCGGCATTGTATTCCGCGAGGGCATAGGGCAGGGGATTGGGCTTGTTTGTCCAGCGTGCCATTGACCGTTGCAGATACCATGACCCGGCCTGGATGTTCGTTTCCGGATTAAAGAGATCGTTTTTTTTGAAATTGACTATTCCGGATGATTGCGCCCATTCCCGGGCGGCGTTCTCGGTTACCTGCATCAGGCCGATTTCGCCGTGTCCGCCGCGGCAATTGTGCTTAAATCCGCTTTCGCGCCAGATAACCGCCCGGATTAATTCCGGGGCAAGATTGTGTTCGGCGGCGGCTTTTGCGATAATCTTGTCGTAGGCGTGCATCCGGCGCCAGCGATTGATGCCAAAGGCGGTTACAAGCGCGAGCGCCGTTATGAGGATAATCAGGCAATAAAGCCTCATTTTCTGCGTGTTTTGCATTTTAAGCACACGGCTGATATTTGCGCAGCAACGCCAGATAGGCGGCCAGGGAGAGGAGCGCCATGACGAGCATTCCGGGGTCAATATCGCGGAGCCATATTTGCGGCGAAGATGGATGAATATAAAGCGGCGCATAAACCGCGGCAGATAATACGATCTGCATAACCAGCAATGCAATCCCGAACGGGCGCGAGAACCAGAACGCGAGCAGGGCCAGTCCCGCCGAGAAAACGAGCGGGGTAAAAAGCGTGCCCTGGTGGATGAACGTGTCGGCGAACATAATCAGACACCACGCCGCAGTCGTGGCGGCGCCGGCCAGCAGACACTTGAAACCGCCCGCGGAAAGCGATGTGCGGGGGACACGCCGTGCCGCCGCAAGCAAGAGAGCGGGCAGAACCAGAAGAAGCGGCCCGAGCGAGGGGATCAGATGAAAGAACAAAGTCAGCCGCATCCAGGCCAGAAAAGAGGACACATCCATGGCAGCGGGGTGGGGCATGATAAATGGCAGGCGGGCGAGGAGGGTAACCAGGTTCATCAGTTTCTTTTTTGCGATCTCGCCGAGCGGGAGGCGTGCATAAGAATCCATGATGGTGGCGGTGATGGAACGCCCGTCCCACGGTGTTAAAGAGCCGCCGATATGCATTTTGATCAAGGCGTCGCCCGGGGGATCGTAAACTTTTTGAAATATCGTCCAGGAGAGAAGGAGAACGGCAAAAGGGACCAGCGCGGCGGCAATGATCCGGGCTGAAGGCCAGCGGCGGCAAAGGAGCGCCGCCGCCGCGATGCCGGCCAAACCAAAAAAACTGCCGCCGTGCGCGAGCATGGCCAGGCCGGAGCTGGCGCCGATGATAAGGCCGGTGGCCAGATTGTCCCGCCGGTCATCGCAACAATCCCGGAACAACAGCTCCGTCATCACAATAAACAGGAAGGGAACCGCCAGCAGTTTCGGCCAGACGAAGAAAGCGTTGACGATAAACACGGGGGCAAGGACGGCGAACGACAAAACGCCGAAAGCGGCAAGCCGTCCTGTTTTCAGTTGCCGCAAAAGTATCCATAATCCCGCCAGGGCCAGGCATTGCAGCGGAACCGCCAGGCATAAATAATGCAGATCAACGCAGTCGTTTTTTTCAGTGTCCATGAAGAGAGGCGATTGCAGGAGGACAATCCCGGTCTGCAGCGGCGGCCGGTCGCTGAAGCGCCATGTGTCCCGCCATGTTTCCACGATGGTGCGGCCGTTGTATATCTTTATCGCGCCCCAGAGCGGCAGGCATTGATCAACCGGGAGCGCGTGCGAAAAGCGATTGGTGGAGGTTCTTAACGGTTTTTCCGTCCCCCCGTATAAAAAACCGAACGAAAGAACGAAAATGCCGATGCTGGCGACAATCGCCAGCGGCCAGACCAGTTCCAGCCGCATGGGCGGTGAAAAAAGACGGCGCCGCTCTTTCACTGCGGCGAAGACCGCCAGGCCGGCGCACGCGGCTGAAAATATTTTTCCGCACAAGGGATTCGCAAAATATATCCAGAATGCAAGGTATCCGCAGAAACAGGCGAGGATTAATACCGCCGCCAGAAACCGGCCCGGCTTTTGAAAACAAGCCGGCGGCAAGAAGAGCGCCAGCGCCAGACCCGGCAGAACGAAAAGGAAAAAATGCAGACAGATCAGCCCCGCGGTAAAAAACGGGCGGTTCATGAAAACATACCAGGGTGGCGGCTCATAATTCAAAAGGGGCGCGCTGACGCCCAACCATCCTTTATCCGGTCGGGCCGAGTTGTCGCCGGCAGTCAGGCGGACCGCGCGGCCGATCCAATTCGTCTCCAGCCGCCATTGAACCAGGCGCCAGGCGGCGCCCGGGTCTTTCACGGGGCAAAATTCAATTCTTTCCCCCGTGGCTGCGTCGGCAAGCATTATGCGATTGCCCGGATGCCGGGGATAGCCGGAGATGTAAAAGAACAATTTCGGGGGAGTCGTGAATTCTGCGGAAACGAAAGCTCCCGTGGCCGCCGGCGTTGCCAGGGATGTCCATAACGGGGGCTTGCTGTCCGGATAAACGGCCGGCCAGTGAATGGCGGGATTGCCGTTGTTATCCGCAAAGGCGCCGTGGCAGAAAACGCGCTCCCGGTATTCGCGGCTGTTGCGGATTTCAGCGCGCAGTTCCCGTTCGTCCAGCCCGGCTCCGGCCATGCGTCCGGCATAAAAATCCAGACCGCTTTCGTCGGGCGCGCGGTTTAGCAGTTCCGCGTAAACATTGGAAACAATGGATTCATAACCGGCGGTTGTGGCATTTTCTTTTGAGAGCGCCGCGGGAGAAACGCACCCAAGGTAAAGCATGGCGCCGAAAAGCCCGGCAAAACAGATAAAACTCCGGCTCATCAATTTTCACCAGGGGGCGGGAGAATAAAGGGCCAGAGCGTAGATGGTTGAGTAAATATTGGCGGGAACGGCGTTTGGTCCGCCGAGCGTGAATTCTGTTTTTGCCCGGCTGGCAATGTCGTCCCCGCGTCCGCTGTTGAAAACGATTGACCACATGCCGGTTTCATAATTATACACGGCCTGGTCGTCGTATCCGTTGCCGTCGTAATCCCCGGCTGCCACCGGCAGGGTCTGTCCGAATATTCCCAGCTGGAATAAATCCATGTAAGGGACAAAGCAGTCGGTTGTCGTCAGTTTGTAAACGCAAATGCCGCGCGGCACGTCAAACGTGCGCGAGCGGTAATTACCCGGCGCCGGCAGGGAACCGGAGGATCCCCAGACATAATAATCAACATAATCACTTTTGCCGGCCATATACAGTATGGACCAGGCGGAACTTTCCATATTCGTTCCCCGGTAATAATAACACAGGTCGTCCAGACCGTCCTGGTCATAATCAAAAGGCATGGGCAGTACCGTGTAGGTCCGGGGGGTTTCCCATGGCCGGAAATCGCCAAGATATCCCCACTTGACGCTGCCCTCGGCCTGATAACTGCTTAAAAAGGCGGTCCAATAGCCGGTTTGCGGATCATAAACGGCCAAATCCGTTGTCCGGTCGCCGTCATAATCGGCCGGCACCGGCCAGCAACCCGGCCGGCCGAATATGCCGGAACCTTCCCAGCCGCTGCTGAGCTTGCCGCGCCACGTTGCGGTGGTTGTGTCAAAAACTCCGATGTCGGCTTTGCCGTCGCCGTCATAATCACCCGGCACCGGCCGGCATGCGCCGGAACCGAGGTATTCGGTGCGGATAGTGCCGCTCAATGTCTGGAAAATTTCCCATTTGCCGGAATCCGGGTAATAGACGGCGGGATCCGTGCATCCATCGCCGTCAAAATCGTTGTTGACTTTCCGCAATTCATCCGCCGATACCCGCAAAAGTCCCGGCATAATAATTACCGCGCATGCTGCCGCCAAAATCCTTGTTTTCATTTTTGTCTCCATTTCTTGCAATGCCCTTCCACTACATTAAATTAAGCATAATCCGTGCCAGGCGGCTCGTCTGATTCATATTGCATGGCCGGGCGCGCCTGAAATGTTATGCCATACTGTCTTCATCCGAATCCTGAGTGCCTTAAGAACAGCCCGTCGCCTTATGAAAGTTTCAAGCCTGTGCTTTTCGTGCGCTTAAGTTATCATTTTCTCAAAACATAGACAACAGAAAATTGGTTTAAGATTGCACAAAAGGGCAGGTTGTGATTATAGTTCTCCGATTTCCATCCGGGAGGAAAAACGCGGTTGGAAACATAAGAATGGGAGGGACGAACATGCCAGGCCGATTTATGAAGATTTTTTTTGTCCGTTATGTGCCCACGCGTTTTTACCGCGTGTTCAAACGCCATGTATTGCGGCTGGCGGATTTCCGCGCGGGCCGTTCGGGCGGGCGCAATCCTCTCATTCCCCCGGCCAGCAAGACTTTCGTCTATGGCGTTGATCCCGATTTCAAGGTCATCGGCGGCGAATTTCTCAGGCATTTCATTGAACTGGGCGGGCTCAAGCCGGAACATAAGGTGCTTGATATCGGCTGCGGGATCGGCCGGATCGCGCTTTCCCTGACCGGATACCTTTCGCCCCGCGGCGAATACCGGGGTTTTGACATAATACGCGAGGGCATCGTCTGGTGCCGGGAAAATATCACGCCGCGCTGCCCTAATTTCCATTTTGAAGCGGCGGACATTTTCAATCGGACTTACAATCCGGGCGGGAAATATTCCGCCGCGGATTTCAGTTTCCCATACCGCGACAACTATTTTGATTTTGTCTACACGACTTCCGTTTTTACGCACATGCTTCCGGCGGACATGGAGCATTACCTGGCCGAATCGGCGCGCGTGATGAAGCCCGGCGGCCGATGCATGCACACGTTTTTTATCGCCACCGCCGAGGCGCTCTCCCTCATGGCGCAGGGCCGGGCGGCTTTCAATTTTATATATGAACGCAAAGGTTATCGCACCGTGAGCAGACTGGAGCCGGAAAAAGCCGTGGCCTATGATGAGGCCGTCGTGCGCGCCCTTTACGAAAAACACGGGCTGACAATTCTTGAGCCGATCCGCTTCGGGAACTGGTGCGGACGGGAAAACTGCATCAGCGGGCAGGATGTTGTCGTGGCCGCGAAAAACTGATTCAATGCGGCCGCCCGGCCGGCTGATGGTCCACGGGGCGCTTCACTTTTCCGCAATTCCGCGGCAGGTTATGAATTGGCGGGGGCCGATCCCCATTACTTTGCGGAACTGGCGCGAAAAATAATTGCTGTCGTTAAAACCGGTTTGCAGAGCCGCTTCGGTAACGTTCATTTCTCCCTGGCGGAGCAGTTCCGCGCCGCGCATCACGCGCAAACGGATAAGATATTTAACCGGGGATAGTCCCGTGGCGGCATTGAAATGTCTGTGGAAATTGCGCGCCGACATGTGAACCGTTGCGGGCAAATCCGCCGGGCATATCGGCTTGGCGTAATTTTGCTCCATATATGCGATGGCCTCGGAGATTTTCGCCAGGGGGGGCTGGAAGTTTGCCCGGCGGTCCTCGTAATACCGGGCGAGGGAAGCGGCAATCAGCATCAAAAGCGCCTTGGCGGTGAAGGCGAACCCGGCCTTTCTTTCCTGCAATTCCCGTTCCAGGAAGCCGGTTAGATTTTGAATGTATGCCAGTTGTTTCAGGTTAAGATGCAGATGGGGCTTAAATCCGTAAAAAATTTTGGCCGGCCGGCGCGTTTCAAAGAGGGCGTGATAGCCCGGCAGGTCTTCCAGTTCCTTCAGCGGCAGGCGCAGGGGGCCCGGATAAAAAAGAACGTTGATCAGCCGGAGATTTTCAGTGTTGGAGTATCCGTGCGCGTTGTGTTTCCGGATTACAAAGACGTCGCCGGACGCGATCGGATACGATTCGTTTTCCGTGAAGTGAATGCCCCGGCCGCTTTCAATGACAACCAGCTCCATGAATTCGTGGTAATGAAAGTTTGCGGTGATCTGGCGGCTGATCCGCATGACCGCCAGGGGGAAATCGCCGAACCGCCATTGCAACAATGCCGCTTTTTTTGTCATGATTTTTTAAAACTCTCTGGCGGAATTGTGCTTGTTTTTGGCGGAATAATCAAGGCGGTATTTTTTATTTTTGCTATATTTGCTTCCGGGTTTTAAGAAAAAATCGTTTTTCGCGGGGCAAACCATGAACACGCGCGAGCGTTTCCAGGCCGTTATGAATTTTCGTCCCTTTGACCGGCTCCCGATTCTTGAGTGGGCGCCGTGGTGGGATAAAACCCTTGCGCGCTGGCGTTCCGAGGGGTTGCCGGAAAATGCGGCCGACCGTTATGCCATCTGCCGTCATTTCGGCCTGGATGTTTATTGCCAGGATTGGTTCAGAATTTACTCGCCCGGTTGTCCCGCTCCGGCCAGCCATGGCGCGGGCATCATTTCCGATGAAAATGATTATGAACGGGTCCGGCCGTATCTTTATCCCGCCAACGCCGTGGATTTGGGGATGTGGAAAAAATGGGCGGATGAGCAAAAAACAGGCCGGGTTGTCCTGTGGTTTACGGTGGATGGCTTTTTCTGGTTTCCAAGGCAGTTGCTGGGCATAGAAAGGCATCTCTACGCCTTTTACGATCAGGCCGGCCTGATGCATCGGATTAACGCCGACCTTGTGGAATGGATGTCGCGCATGATTGACGATGTCTGCTCCGTCTGCGAGCCCGACTTCATGACCTTTGCCGAGGACATGAGCTACAACAAGGGCCCGATGCTTTCAAAAGAGCATTTTGAACAGTTCGTGGCGCCGTATTACGCGCGGATCATTCCAAAACTGAAGAAACATAACGTCATTCCCATCGTGGATTCGGACGGCGATGTTTCCGTCCCGGCGGCCTGGTTTGAAGCGGCCGGCATAGAAGGCATTCTTCCCCTGGAACGGCAGGCGGGGGTTGACGTTTCGCAGTTGCGGCGGGAACATCCGGAAATGAGGTTCATCGGCCACTTTGATAAAATGACCATGAACAAGGGCGAGGCGGCCATGCGCGCGGAGTTTGAACGTTTGCTTCCCGTGGCGGCCAAAGGCGGATTCCTGCCGGCGTGCGACCACCAGACCCCGCCCGGCGTTTCCTGCAATGATTATCGGCTCTATATTTCGCTTTTCAACGAGTACGCGCGCGAGGCGGGGCTTATGTCGCAGAGCGCGGCCGGGTTGTCTTGAAACTTGAATATGACGTCAAAAGAAAGAGTGTTGACGGCGTTCGCGAGTCAGGAGCCTGATCGCGTGCCTGTCAATTATCTTGCCAACGCCGGCATAGACCGGCGCTTGAAGGAACATTTCGGACTGGGAGAGAATGACGGCGAGGGGTTGCGCCATGCGCTCGGCGTTGATTTTCGCGGGGCAGGTGCGCCGTATAAAGGCCCCAGACTGCACGCGGATATTCCTGAACGCAGCATCAAGGTGGATGATTGGGGAATTCGCCGGCGATGGATTGAGCACGAAACAGGCGGTTACTGGGATTATTGCGAATTTCCGCTGCAAAGCGCCACGGAAGATGAGGTGGCCCGATGGTCCATGCCGTCGCCGGATGATTTTGATTACAGCGTTGTGGCGGGAAATTGCCGGAAAAACCGGGAATATGCGGTCTCTGCCGGTGGACCCGGGGTCGGCGACATCATCAACAGCAACGGCATGCTGCGCGGCATGGAACAGACGCTGGTGGACCTGATAACGGACGATCCTGCGGGAATGCTGCTGGCCCGGCGCCGGACCGATATTTATCTTGAAATCATTCGCCGCACTCTTGAAGCCGCAGAAGGCGGGATTGATTTTTTATGGATGGGCGAGGATTTGGGCACGCAGATAGCGCCCATTATCAGCCTGGACTTTTATCGCCGGCAAATCCGTCCGTTGCATCAGAAGTTCGTTGATCTGGCAAAGAGCTTTGGCCTGCCGGTGATGATCCACACCTGCGGTTCCAGCAGTTGGGCGTATGAAGATTTTATCCAAATTGGCATTAAAGTTGTGGATACCCTCCAGCCGGAGGCAAAAGACATGGCTCCGGAATATCTGAAGAAAAAATTCGGCGGCCGGCTGGCGTTTCACGGCTGCATTTCCACGGCCGGTCCCGTTGCCACGGGAACAGTGGAGGATACCGCAGCCTATTGCAGGCACACGCTTGAAATCATGATGCCGGCCGGCGGGTATTGTTTTGCGCCCACGCATTCCCTGCAGGACAACTCTCCTGCGGAAAACGTGGTTGCCATGTATGAAACCGCAAAAAAGTATGGAAAATATTAATGGTGAAACCGCTGCAAAATACATGAATAAAACGTCATTGATGGAACAGGCCTGCTGGATCTGGCCCGGCGCTCTTCATGAAAATGGCAGGAACGTGTATGCTGATTTCCGGCACGATTTCCAGGTCAAGCGCCGGAAGGGAAAAGCCCGGCTGTTCATTACGGCCGACCAGTGTTACATGTTGTATTTCAACGGCGAATATGCGGGGCGCGGTCCGGCGCGCGGCTATCAGGCAAGCTGGCCATGCGATGAATTTGACCTTTCAGAATATGTCAGGCCCGGGCACAACTGGATCAGCGTGCGGGTTTACAATGCCGGTTGCAGCACCTTTCAGTATCTTCATCAGAGCGCCTGCGGCCTGATCTGCGCGGGCGAAGCGGGCGGGGTTGAAATTTTGAGCGGTGAAAAATGGCGGGGAAGACTTTCGCCCGCCAATCGCCGGGATACGGCCAGATTGAGCGTGCAGCTTAATTACCAGGAATGGATTGACGCGCGTCTTGATGATCAGGCCTGGATTAATTCGGCCCGCCGGCCCGCCGGCTGGAAATCTCCCGCGGTCAAACGCCCGTTTGGATGTATGCCCTGGCATTCCCTGGAGCCGCGCGGGATACCAAATTTAGGCCATGAAGTATTGGCATATCAGCGCCTTGCCGCGCGCGGCCTGGGCCGGGCTGATGCCCGCTCCGAAAATGACGCCAATTTGACCCTGCCCTGGTTCCGGGAGCTTGCCCGCATAAGATGGGAACGGCTGAACGCCGCCGGAGATTTTACCATTCTGCCGGCCCTCGCGAACGATGGGTTGCAGGCGGTTGTTTTTGACATGGGCCGGCCGGCTGTCGGAACGTTAATCGTGGATGCGGCGGGCGCGCGCGGCGGCGAGATTCTGGACTTTTTTTATTGCGAAGTTCTTTCGGCCGCCGGCGCGCCCGTTCTGGCCGATCCCGAAAAAGGAAGCGCTATGGCAATGTCAGGCCGGCTCATTTTACGCAAGGGAAGAACACGGCATGAGTTTTTCCAGATGATGGGGCATCGTTATGTAACGGTAATCGCGCGGAGGAACGCCGCGGCGTTGAAAATCGGCCTCCGGCTGCGGGAGACGATTTATCCGATGGCGGTCAGAGCCTTTTTTTATTCGGGCGATGAGAAACTGAACGCGATTTACGGGATTTGCAGACAGACCCAGCGGGTCTGCGCGCTGGATAGTTACGTTGACACGCCGTGGCGCGAACAGGCGCAATGGTGGGGCGACGCGCGCGTGCAGGCTCAGAACACCTTCCATTTGAGCGCCGATACCCGTCTGCTGGCCAGGGGCATTCGTTCAATCGCCCGCCAGGAGGTTCCGAACGGCCTGACTTACGGCCATGCTCCGACCGCGGCGCATGGCTGTATTCTTCCGGATTTTTCGCTGACCTGGCTCCTCACGATCTGGGATTATTATTTTCAGTCCGGAAACGTCTCGCTCTTCCATGAACAATACGCGCGGATTGAAAAAGTGCTGGATTATTTCCGCGGTGAAGGACGCTCCGCGAACGGATTGCTTCGGTTTGACCGGCGTTACTGGCTGTTTCTGGACTGGAGCGATCTTGACAAGGCCGGCAATCCGGCGCTTTTGAACTTGTGGTACGTCCTGGCGCTTGAAAAAACGGCAAAACTGGCCGGCCTCGCCAAAATGCCCGCTGAACAGCGAAAACTGGCCCGCGAATATGACGGGTTTTGCCGGAAAGTTATTGGCGCGTTCTGGGACGGCAAACTGGAAATGTTCTGCGACGGTTTGGACGAAAAAGGCCGGCGGGTTGGAAAATATTCTGTTCATGCCCAGACTTTGGCGATATTGTGCGGCCTGAAAAAGCGGCGGCACAAGGCAATGTTTGAAAAACTGCTCCTGCCTTATGCGCGCGGTAAAAATATTCCCGGATCAAAACCTTCCAGCTACTGGGTGAATTATGTGTATGAAGTTTTGAAGCGGGCCGGTTATGGCGCGGAAGCGGTGCGGCATATCCGCAAGAACTGGACGCCGATGATTCCCTCCGGCGGAACATGGGAGGTGTTTGCAAGCCGATCCGGCGTGCATTCGGTCACGCATGCCTGGGCGGCGCATCCCTTGTATCACCTGGCCGGAACCCTGGGGGGAATTCTGCAGAAAAGCGCCGGTTGGAAGGAAATAATCTTCCGGCCGGTCATTATGCCGGAATACGGGTTCATTGATTGCGCCGTGCCGACGCCGCTCGGGATAATTAAATCACGATGGGAAGCGAGCCGTAACAAAGCCGAAGTCGCGTTGGAATTGCCCGCCGGTGTCAGGGCCGGCGTGTTTCTGCCGGGCATAAAAGAACAATGCGGCGGAAAAAACAAGTGGCGGGTTGCGCTTGATAAACAGGCGTTCCCTTTTGCATAGCGCAGACTTCCGCGCGGGGCCGGGCCGATTTGCCGCGGAAGGCGGCTTGCGGCGCGGTTATTCTTTCCTGGCCTGTCCCTCTCCCTGAAATTTAGCTTGCGCCGGACCGGGCACGGTGCTAAACAATTTCCCGGTCGTTACATCGCAAATTGCAGGAAAGGCGGCGCGTATGGCGCATAATTTGATTGCCCGGAATATTGATTCGTTCAATCCGCAAAACCGCCTCGCGGCGCTGGCGGATATTTTGCGTGATTTGAATCTGCAACCGAATGCTTCCGCCGGTCCTGGCAGACTCGTTCCCGGCCTGATAAACATGCACATTCATTCCTTTTATTCCTACAATGCCCGGGGCTATTCTCCGGCGCATATCGCCCTGGAATGCCGGAGGAATAATTTTTATGCGGCCGGTCTGTGCGATTTTGACGTTCTGGACGGTCTGGAGGAGTTTTTCACGGCCGGTGAAAAGCTCGGCCTGCGCGTCGCTGTGCATCTTGAAACCCGCGCGTTTTTGCGGGAATACGCGGAAATGGATATCAATTCTCCCGGAGAGCCGGGCGTCGCTTATATCATGGGCGCCGGGTTCGGCTCGTTGCCGCCCGGAAATTCGCCGGCCGGGGAGTTTTTGCGGGAATTGCGCCGGCGGGCCAACGCGCGCAACCGCGCGCTGGTCGGAAGAATCAACGCCCGCCTGCCGGAAATAATGATTGATTATGACGCGCAAGTCCTGCCCCTTTCGCCCGGCGGATGCCCTACCGAGCGGCACATCGTGCAGGCCTACCGCGCGAAAGCGCAAGACGTTTTCGCAGACCGCGAAAAATTAACCGCATTTTGGTCAAAACTGATGCGTAAAACCGCGCCGGAAACCGCGGCGCTCCTCAATGATCCGCCGGTTATGGATGATAAAATCCGATCGCTCCTTGCAAAATCCGGCGGCATTGGATACGCGCAGCCGGATGAAAAAACGTTTCCTCCGGCCGATGATTTTATCCGCTGGGTCCTGCAGTGCGGCGCCGTTCCCATGGCAACCTGGCTGGATGGAACCAGCCGGGGCGAAACAAACATGCTGAAAATACTTGAATGTCTCCAGGCCAAAGGCGCGGCCGCGCTCAATATCATACCGGATCGAAACCACAATATAAAAAATCAGGACGAACGCCGCGTCAAACTGCAAAAATTGAACGAAGTGATATCGGCTGCCCGTAAATTGCAGTTTCCCGTAAACATCGGCACTGAAATGAACAAAAACGGACAGCTGTTTGCCGACGATCTGGATTGCGCCGCCCTGGCCGATTACCGGCATGATTTTCTGGAAGGGGCCGCGATCATGGTCGGGCAGGGCGTTTTGACCCGTTACGCCGGCTTTTCCTATTGCGGACCATCGGCGCAAAGCGAATTCGGCCGCGATACCGCGCGCAAAAACAGATTTTTTGCCCAGGCTGGTAATTTGCCGCCCTTGTCCGTCCGGCAAGCGGATTGCCTCCGGAATATGCCCCGCGAAAAGGCCTTCCTGGCCATCCGCGATTCGGCAAACCAGGGAAAGTGGCAGGTATAGCCCGCATATATGTGCGGCGTAATGTCTCTCTTGTTTTGGCCAGAGAGCGGCATATTGCCTCGCTTTCTGGTTTCCAAGCAAGCGTATTGTTATTTCCTGAATTTTGCGCGCAAAATTCAGGTGATATCTATATTGATGGACGGTTAATATTTTTTGGCATATAATCTGCTCTTTTTACAATTGAAATAAATTCTTTCCCTGCCGGATTGTTTTTTGATGGAAGTCTCAGAAGGAAAACCGAAATGGATTTAAACAAAACCACCCAGAAGGTCCAGGAAGCCGTGCAGGCGGCCCAGGCGCTGGCCGCCCGGCATGGTCATCAGGAGGTTGACGGCGAGCACTTTTTATCCGCTTTGCTGGAACAGGACGAGGGCCTGGCCCCGCGCCTCTTTGAGATTATGGGGGTCCCGGTTCCGGAACTGAAGGCGCGTGTCGCCCGTGAACTTGACAAAAGACCGCATGTCAGCGGCAGTGCGGCAGAATCCGGCAAGTTTTACGTTACCCAGCGTCTAAACCGTCTTTTTGTCAGAGCTGCCGATGAAGCCGCGCGGATGAAAGACGAATATCTCTCCGTTGAACATCTCCTGATGGCTTTCGCCGATGAGGGCAAGCCGACCCCGGCCGGAAAAATACTGCATGAGTTCGGCGTGACGCGCCAGAAACTCCTGGACGCTTTGTCGTCCGTGCGCGGCAACCAGCGCGTTACCAGCGCCACCCCCGAGGCGTCTTACGAGGCTCTCAAAAAATACGGGCTTGACCTCGTGGAACTGGCGCGCAAGGGCAAGCTGGACCCGGTCATCGGGCGCGACCAGGAAATCCGCGGCGTCATCCGCATCCTTTCCCGCAAAACGAAAAACAACCCGGTCCTGATCGGAGAGCCCGGCGTGGGAAAAACCGCCATTGTAGAGGGCTTGGCGCACCGGATTCTCCGCGGTGATGTGCCCGAAGGTTTGAAAGACCGCACGATTTTCGCGCTGGACATGACTTCCCTGCTGGCCG
The Kiritimatiellia bacterium DNA segment above includes these coding regions:
- a CDS encoding helix-turn-helix domain-containing protein, translating into MTKKAALLQWRFGDFPLAVMRISRQITANFHYHEFMELVVIESGRGIHFTENESYPIASGDVFVIRKHNAHGYSNTENLRLINVLFYPGPLRLPLKELEDLPGYHALFETRRPAKIFYGFKPHLHLNLKQLAYIQNLTGFLERELQERKAGFAFTAKALLMLIAASLARYYEDRRANFQPPLAKISEAIAYMEQNYAKPICPADLPATVHMSARNFHRHFNAATGLSPVKYLIRLRVMRGAELLRQGEMNVTEAALQTGFNDSNYFSRQFRKVMGIGPRQFITCRGIAEK
- a CDS encoding lytic transglycosylase domain-containing protein; the protein is MQNTQKMRLYCLIILITALALVTAFGINRWRRMHAYDKIIAKAAAEHNLAPELIRAVIWRESGFKHNCRGGHGEIGLMQVTENAAREWAQSSGIVNFKKNDLFNPETNIQAGSWYLQRSMARWTNKPNPLPYALAEYNAGRSNAVRWAANDGGDANKFWDGITYPATKRYVRDILARLRRR
- a CDS encoding VCBS repeat-containing protein; its protein translation is MKTRILAAACAVIIMPGLLRVSADELRKVNNDFDGDGCTDPAVYYPDSGKWEIFQTLSGTIRTEYLGSGACRPVPGDYDGDGKADIGVFDTTTATWRGKLSSGWEGSGIFGRPGCWPVPADYDGDRTTDLAVYDPQTGYWTAFLSSYQAEGSVKWGYLGDFRPWETPRTYTVLPMPFDYDQDGLDDLCYYYRGTNMESSAWSILYMAGKSDYVDYYVWGSSGSLPAPGNYRSRTFDVPRGICVYKLTTTDCFVPYMDLFQLGIFGQTLPVAAGDYDGNGYDDQAVYNYETGMWSIVFNSGRGDDIASRAKTEFTLGGPNAVPANIYSTIYALALYSPAPW
- a CDS encoding uroporphyrinogen decarboxylase family protein; protein product: MTSKERVLTAFASQEPDRVPVNYLANAGIDRRLKEHFGLGENDGEGLRHALGVDFRGAGAPYKGPRLHADIPERSIKVDDWGIRRRWIEHETGGYWDYCEFPLQSATEDEVARWSMPSPDDFDYSVVAGNCRKNREYAVSAGGPGVGDIINSNGMLRGMEQTLVDLITDDPAGMLLARRRTDIYLEIIRRTLEAAEGGIDFLWMGEDLGTQIAPIISLDFYRRQIRPLHQKFVDLAKSFGLPVMIHTCGSSSWAYEDFIQIGIKVVDTLQPEAKDMAPEYLKKKFGGRLAFHGCISTAGPVATGTVEDTAAYCRHTLEIMMPAGGYCFAPTHSLQDNSPAENVVAMYETAKKYGKY
- a CDS encoding class I SAM-dependent methyltransferase, with product MKIFFVRYVPTRFYRVFKRHVLRLADFRAGRSGGRNPLIPPASKTFVYGVDPDFKVIGGEFLRHFIELGGLKPEHKVLDIGCGIGRIALSLTGYLSPRGEYRGFDIIREGIVWCRENITPRCPNFHFEAADIFNRTYNPGGKYSAADFSFPYRDNYFDFVYTTSVFTHMLPADMEHYLAESARVMKPGGRCMHTFFIATAEALSLMAQGRAAFNFIYERKGYRTVSRLEPEKAVAYDEAVVRALYEKHGLTILEPIRFGNWCGRENCISGQDVVVAAKN
- a CDS encoding uroporphyrinogen decarboxylase family protein, coding for MNTRERFQAVMNFRPFDRLPILEWAPWWDKTLARWRSEGLPENAADRYAICRHFGLDVYCQDWFRIYSPGCPAPASHGAGIISDENDYERVRPYLYPANAVDLGMWKKWADEQKTGRVVLWFTVDGFFWFPRQLLGIERHLYAFYDQAGLMHRINADLVEWMSRMIDDVCSVCEPDFMTFAEDMSYNKGPMLSKEHFEQFVAPYYARIIPKLKKHNVIPIVDSDGDVSVPAAWFEAAGIEGILPLERQAGVDVSQLRREHPEMRFIGHFDKMTMNKGEAAMRAEFERLLPVAAKGGFLPACDHQTPPGVSCNDYRLYISLFNEYAREAGLMSQSAAGLS